From Falco naumanni isolate bFalNau1 chromosome 4, bFalNau1.pat, whole genome shotgun sequence:
CCACCCTTGTACTCTCTGGGTTGCACAGACCTGCAGCATTGCTCTTCCAGTTCTCAACCATGTAATTACTCTTCCAGAAGTCTTCCCATAACTTTGATTATTCCTGCCATCCTTCCTTAGGCCTTTTTCAGGTGTAATTCCAGCCAGGTAGCAGGCATCATCTGCAAAGATCCAGAAGGGAGAGTGGGCAAAGACGAACAAAACTGCACATCACCTACAGCCTGTGGTCTCTAAGAGCCCAAGGAAGCCCATCAGGGCCCACTACCTGTGGGACACTGATGTGGAAGCAGCTGTGATAATGGTGGAGGAGCTGTACAGCAACTTAAACACCTCTCCACCTATGCAGGAGCAGAGGACGTCAAAGTTAACTCCAGCAGTAGCATTTCCTAGGATAATTCCCACACTTTTCTGCCGGGAGGCTGGAAGGAGCTCCGAAAGGTGCTATTGCACAAGGGCATGACCCAGTCCCAAGGCAGAGACAAAGTTCACCCTACTTCCCCAGCCTGTACACCCCCACAAAAGAGAACTTCATGGGTACTGATTACTGCCAGCACATTTAGCTGTTACCCAGCAGCTATCACATCCTCCCTGCAGCCAGAAAACTAGTCCTGACACACAGGGTCCATTTCAAAGCCCAGAACAAGAAATACATGAGTGAATTCCAACTTCCACATAAGccttttcccaagtaacagaGAAAGATACCCTGTATTAAAGATCCCTGATGCCAGGAGCACCAAGGTCTAGTTACCAAGAGAGAGGTCAAGGCTTCACCGACAATTATTTAGACTTAGAGACCACTCTCTGCACAGTCATTTGATGTCCTTCTAATACCCttccaagaaggaaaaatccatCTCTGACAAGAGGACATCCTGTTATTCCGTTATCTGCTGTATTTgttcaggaattaaaaaaaaaaaataaaatccaaaagttGTTTTCTCCATGATATGGGTCATCCGAGAAAGAAAATATGACCATTTATGccaaacttaattttatttctttattttacaaacaaaaatatacatttattctatattttctctctttaccCCCCCAGGCATAACACACTTCTGCTCATGGACCATTTTGAATATGGCCCAAAgtattatatatacataaaaatacaacagGAGGAAGGTCAGTCCATGACCTAGTGCAGAAGCTCCTCAGCAGCAGAACATGGGACACTCCAGAAATACTGGAGTCCTGCCAGCAAAGGACAGGATGGACCTGTCTACCACCTGCAAAGGTGATCCTTCAGCACTGAATTCAGCTGATAAAACTGCAAACTCATAACCTGCTCTTCACATCACCAAGGAGGGCAAATTAGTCCTCTTGGCCAGGGTGTTGAGTCAGCAAATACTCCTTGGGACAGAAAAGCAGTTGCTCCTTTATTACTCAACTGCTTTAATACCTTCGTATCTCTTGGCTCTGTCCAAGGCCCACCAACTCCAAGGAAGCTTTGCAAGTTTCCCCACTTCCTAAGAGCAGCTCAGGATCAGTGTTGTAAAGCAGCAttaggagcagcagcaggacaatTCAGGCACCATGTCATCCATCCCTTTTAGAGTAAGTAAGCAAGCAAGCATGGCTCGGGCGGATTCACAGGAAGTGACAGGAGGAGCATGGAACACTTCTGTAATGTGGCAAGGGCTGACTCTGCCAGTTGCTTGTCCAGCCCTCACACAGTCATTGCATGGAGGGGAAAGGTTAAAGACTGTTGACCTAGGTGAGACAGTTCAGCTCTCACACACAAATAAACAGAAgacttttttcctcaaaaagtaaatgtgaaaaaaaacccaaacccaaaaacaaagctgtgggggtggtgtttgttttcaagGTGCCAGTGCTACTTAAGAGGCCTGTCAGGCAAAGTCCTCAGGCAGAACAGAGAGGCTTCATTGctcattaacaaaaaaatataagcaaatgGCCTGCATAGTTTTGGCAACCAAGAGGAACTTTGTGTTCTTACCCAAACCTTCTTTCCCTATCTTGGGAACATGTGATAGCAAATGCTTTCCCCTACCTGCTCATGATCCAAACTAACACCTCCATGCTGCACCCTGTATGAAGATTTCCCAGAAACTCTTATCTCAGTATTCTTCAGGAACAGGAGTGGGTTGGGGCAAGAAATTCACAAAGTCCCCAAACATTTCAAATTCCTTCTTTCTACCATCTCTAATGGCAAGTTGCTATTACTTGTAGCAGATCTCCACCTACCTGGAGGACTCAGGTAGGAAAGCACTCCCAAAGCTAAAGGAATATACCCCTTCATCTGTGGAGAGCACACTAAGTCCCAGAAACCAGCCTGATGCAGCTTTCAGCTGAACAGTCCCTGGATAGGAACACAGTGTCTTACAACTGCATGCCAGACAGCTCAGGCAACAGCAGTTCCTTTTCCAGCATGGAAGAGAATAATAAGAAGTTCCAGATAGTCTTTAAATGAATCACGCTCCACATGCACGTAAGTATTTTCAACATATCAAGCCACAAAATCTATTCAGACCAGCAGAAGTCTGGGGATCTGAAGTGCAACATAAGAGGACACTGCCAGAGAAACACATCCATATCTCACTTGCCTCCCAACTTAGAACACCAGCTGGCTTGATTCTAGTACACCTATGATGCTTGAGTTTCCAGTCACTCAGTACTGGCAGCTCGGACACATCATGGGCTTCTGCTCTGCCTCAAGCACCTGAACATCTCCAGAGCCTTCATCTGCAGAGTCGGGTTCCTCCttcacagcactctccaagACCCTGCCAGATCATGAAgcaggctgcaggtggaaaaTGCACCTACCTCACAGGTTTTATTCTTGAAACTCAGCCCTGATTCAGTGTTGTTACTTAGATTTTCCTGTGAGCTCAAATGCACAGTAGTATAGCCCACAGATTGTTTCACAGCTGCTTCAGCTCAGCTAGACAGTAGCACTGCCTGTCCTTCTTCTGTCTCCCTATTATTCAGCCAGTTCACATCTATGCTGTTAGCTACTAGCCCCTCAAAATGCTCCCAGGGCACTCCTTTTAATCCCTAGCAACTGCAATTCATGATTTTCATCAGTATTAGCTGAAACCAGAGATGAGCCCAGCTGACCAGCTTCCCTCTTCAGTCACTGCCATCACCACCACCTATGCTGTTGCATTACAAGACCCAGGCAACCATGCTGCTTGAAAAAGCCCAGGAAGACCATCTTTGGTTTCAACGACCAAACTCTTTCTATATATTTACAATACAGCAGTCAAATCAACACCCTCATCCCTAAACACCATTCCCGTAATTGGCAGACAAATGCTTTCAAGTCATTGAAAAGGAAGAGGTGCCAGTCAGGCCTGTCTTCTGGGTCATATTCACATCTGGAACACGGACGATCAAGAAGGTTCAGTGTTTATAGTTTTATGAACAAAACTGTTATACATTGTTCTCAGGTAGCgacagaaaatgttctttccaACAGGATCCGGGCTGCCAACTTAATTCCACAATAGGTTTCAGAAATCCtaaggaagagaggaaagccATGGCTGATAGCCAAGGGCAGATTTCCAATGGATATCCTAACAGCTGTGGTATCAGAGagtttggaaggaaaagaatgagGCATCATGTGAAGGAAGTAGCCCTGCCTCAGGCATTGATGGCTTTCCAGCGGTCACTGTCTATGCTGTTGATGCTGCCCACATGATATGGCATAGAGGCCACATCATCAAGATAGGCTGTGGTGTCAATCTGTGTGCTCGAGTAGAACCCAGAATCCATTCCTTCCTTCTTGGCAACAGCGTAAGGGTGGGGCAGGTGCACATCCACATCCTCAGGTTCATCCACCTGACATTTGTAGGAGAAAAGGATCTTCGGTTCAGACCTGGAATGATTAAAGATTCAAAATACATGCTTAAGCAACATAGTATCACAGCCTTAACAGTATCCTTAACTGAAACTCGGCAGCACTAAAAAATTCTGTGTTCAGACCCTAAAAGCTCTCCACACTAGCTTTCAGTCTTGAAATATACCTAACAGAGTAGCTGCCATAGAGTAATGCTAAATGTAGTTCTGGACTGAGTCAACTATGAGAAATATAAATGGCAGAATCCTGACTAATGTGGGAAAGGTGTTCTATGCTTTGGAAGTTCTGAACTACTGAGGGCAACGCCACTGGACTCCACAGCAGCCTGGTCACCAACACAACAGAACAGAAGTCCACCTCAGGTTCCATCCACATGCATCAGAAGACCAAAATACAACACTTGTGGATCAGCAGTTTCCATCTCTAACTCCAGATGCtgttcactttatttttttatttatttcaaaaggcaATAGAGGtacattttgatattttagGAGTACTTTATGTTCCTAGTTATTTTAAAGCCTGCTGTTTCTTGCTTATCGACAATAAAAGCTTAAGTCTACACCGAAACACTTGGGTTTTTCCTACCAAGTTGCATCTCTTCTGAGCGGCCACACGGCGGCAACCCCGACCCAGGTACCACACTCCCGGATGCTTTTAACTGGTGATTCTTGGGCCCACTGTAGAGGGGTCCTGAGCCTAAGAGTTACTGAGCCCCTAGATCCTTTCTACAAACCTATCCCCAAACTTACCTAGAAGCCGTTTAACTTCATTAGTTAATTAATTAGTTCAATAGTTAACAAATTTAGCGGAAAAACTTTGTACTAAACAGACACTGAAGAAGCAATCCTCATAAAGGTTTGGGAGGAATACAGCTGTCAGCTATACTTTGCATACAAAGGAGTCTTGGATAGAAGCAAGCAGCCCTGGGTCACACAAGAAAAACTTCAAGGACAAATTAAAAACTGGTTCCCTAACTGGCATTCTAGTCACTGCCTTGATTCTACAGATGGGGAGAACCTGAATGCAAAACAATTCAATGACAATATATACCCTCAGAACTCCTGTCCCTGGCTACTCACCCAAAGAAGCCTTTCAGGAATGCCACATAAATGAGAGGTGCAAAGAAGCTGAAGTAAAGGAACGTGGTAGCATCAACACAGCTGTCAATGGCAAAAGGGAACATGAAGGAATTTAACACTCAAGCACAATACAGCTGGATAACACCAGTCACATCCCCCCAGAATGATCCAATTTCCCTCCAAAATGTCCAAGCAGAGGGCAAGGAAAGTCTTGTACTAAACAAATTCAAACTGATGCAAACACACATTGCCGTCAACTGTGTCACTGCTCCTAGACACTCAGAAGGAACCATGCCAAGACCCAAGGTCTGACCAAGAGCACAGTCTCAGCGCTGCCAATTTTGACTCACAGAAGTGACACCGATCCCTGCAGAATGAGACTCCAGATGTGAATATGGGTATCTCCATGCTATTTCTAGCAAAGAGATTATTTCCTCCCTTATTACCTATGAAACACAAGCCAATGGCCAGGCAGGCACCACTGGACTGAAACTATTACCCTCATTTACCACCTCAAGACCACTGCAGAGCACGCAGCTCCacagagctctgctctgtggGTTTCCTGACCACTTAGAGGTCTTTCTGCACAAAACAGATCCAACCACTTTATTCGTTCTTACAAACTCTgcaaaagttttggttttttaggaGAGGCAGTGTTGAAGGACATTCAACTGCAATATGAGAAACCAGGTTACAGACCTCCTCCTCCAGCATACGTACCACAGTCCTTCTATGATATCCACACAGAGGAGGGCACTGCCCAGGCCCTGCACCAGGTTCAGCAATGCCAGAATTCCAGCATAAACATAAAAACTCTTCCTGGCTGTGGGAAAGCATTGACACAGATGAAGCTTAACCTCATAAGCACCAGCCCAGTGCAAATCTAATGGAGATGGCAAACCCAAGAGAAACATTTCATCATCTTCTCTGTTTACAAACTCTTGAAGAATTAAGACTGCATTTTCCTGTCCCATGCTGGCAGGACTGATGGAGGTACAGTGGACTAAACCCTACCCTCCTGCATctgtatacacatacacacacgaCGGGTTTTGAAAACACATGGTCATGTCAACACATGCAAAGATTTCATAGGCAAGCATCTAGAACCAGTGCCAGTCACATAAATGAAtgtaagaaacaaacaaaaaaaaccccacagctaaACCTGTGCCCTTCCAATGTACAGTAGTAACAAAACTGTTCAGCAGACTTGGACAGGAGCAGCAGGATATGCTGCACACTAGGGAGATCAGGCCAAGGACCTCTGCTTGTGGCATGCGCCACACATATCCACTCCTTCAGGGTAGTGATATGACATAGATGCCAACAATACTTAGAAAGAGAACAGCCCAATGCAAACATCTTAGTAACAGCTTCTCTCTCTATTCAACAACTGCAGACATTCtgcaacaagaagaaaaaacagagaagcatCTTAATAAATGcccaaataaaaattattaagcAGCTCCCAATTAGTCTTACTTTCCCAGGGGATGACGAGCATGTACACGTTAGCATCACACATGCATTTCAAAGGAAGCTATTATTAAGAAGCCAATTTTCACAGCTCTCTTAAGATAACATATTTACATTACATCTGTATCATTAACTGAGTAGTAGATCTTGTTTTGTTCACGTCATTGTTTAGCTACTGAAGTAGCAATCTGCTCTCCAAAAGGCACAACGTACTATTTTTCCAGAGATAACTATCAGTCCTTTGCCATGTATCTGTACCCTGAGACAGTGGGATTTATCTGCAGCACAACCAGGAACTTCTTACTCCCACCTATGTTTTATCCTGGCACTGTCTCCATCTATAGTATGGAACACACTACAGTCACTTACAGGGCAAAGAAATCCGGTCTTTCAGAGGAGTTTTTGGAAGAATCACCACCAAGGAATAGACCTGTTGAGACAAAGAACTAACTGTTCCACGGCTGCTTGGTTACGAATTCAACAATCTTTGCAGGGATGGTATGTGGTGTCATGCGCTCCCTAGATGTCTCAGGACAGACCCCCTGATATTAAATGCAGTGCAAATGGTACAGATCTGAAGGCCCCACACCTCACCCCCATCAGCACAAAAAGACTGGTCACTGAGAAACAAGGGAGTGAAGAACATCTGAACTCAGCTGGAATTCAGCTGCCACAGCTTACATCACTGCCACCACGTTTTTATTACTTCCATCTTCCCTGCCACATGATGTATCAATGCCACGCTGTCTCAGGCAGGAGGGCGATTAGGGCTTTGCTATACACAAATCATCCTCCTTGCCTCaattataaaatacaaagaagttATCAGAGTGCGTAACACATGCCCAGTACTtaccagaaagaagaaacaggagcTGGCAAGCCAAAAGTGTCTTCCTCCATGGCCATAAATGTTGAAGTCTTCTGCTGAGAGGTGGGCATCGGGGTACAGGATTTCCAGGGTGCCCTAGGAGAGAAGTGGCACCAATATGATTCTGTTCTAGGCAGCATCCTCACTAGAGTGGGTGTCAGGACAAGGGAGACTGTTTAAAGAAGTTCAGACAACAGTTGTTGCTGCCACCTAAGACCCAACCATTATCCTGCTTAGTCCAAGTTAAGATCACACAAGAAAAGAGGACGAAACTGAAAACAAtaagtgaagggaaaaaagtgacaGGAATTTGCATTTGATGGAAAGCAGCATCAATGACATTCCAGAAGAGAGGCTGAATGAAGGGACAGGGGATGCAAGCAGTTGTCTGTCTGAAATAGACTGAGAGTTCTATTTCCAGCTCTAAAGTAGATCTCTCCTGCTGAAACATCCAGAATATAAAAGCCCACACTTGTGCAAGAATTAGGAAAGGACACTGTTTCATTCACTTGCATTCCTGAAAAATGGTATGAACAGAAGCTGCTAtacagaggagagagaagagtgCTTGTAAGCACTACTGAACCCAGACACAGCTCAAACACTTGATATTTAATGAGGCTCCTTCAGCTTTATCATGTGGTAATGATCAGCTCACTGCCTCGCAAGCAAGAGCCTGGTCACAGAACAAAGATCTGTGTGTTATTCTGGCACTGCCCCAAGTACAGAGACACAGGGCTGACCACTTACATACCGAGAAGAAGAATAAACCCAGACACATACTGCATTGTTCAGAGATACGAAGACACAGTTACTAAACTGAGCTAGCAAGCCAGCTGCTAGTTTGAAGGGAAGCAAAAGCTCTCAGCTCTCAAAGAGTCAGGAGACAAGAGGCCCGCTGCACTGCCCTTATCTGACACACACACCTCAGGTGTCTCCATTGAGTTTTCATGGCACTTGAGGCTAGATTCAGAATTTGTGGCTCAGGTGTGAAAAACATCTCACTCCTGTTCCAAGATTCAGGAAAGGAGGCACTCCATCTAAATCTCATCTCATTTCTTTACCTTGGCTGAGCCACTCATGCCATAAATAGGACAAGGAGATACAGTTTGGTGTATATATGCTCTGGGGATCCTTATACATTGCCCCAAGCATCCAGTCTTCCCCCAAAATCTCATCCAAAGAGCAAAGCTGCCACTTTTCAGATAGCAGTTCCACACCTAACTGCCTAACTCCGAGCAAAGTCCCCTCTTTTGCAAAGACTAATTCTTCTGCTCCAATGTACTTACCTGCGTGACAGAATATGCCAGAGACAGCACTGTAGTGATTGCCAGAACACGTTTCACGCTCGACTTGCTCTCCAGATGACCTGGAATTAAGGAATACAGAAGTGACTCAGCATGTGAACCCAGACCTAGTAAAAATCAGTTCTCTCCAAAACCAACATAggaaaaccttttttatttccagaagcCTTCAAGGGAAGGTTAAAGCCCACCTAACCACTAGAAACTGCTTCCCTGTTTGGAGAGTTGAGCCTTTCACAGATAAAATAATACTTACAAAACAGCAGGTTTTAACTTGCTTTCTTCCTGCCCACACAAATATAGAGAAAGCAATTAAGTCCTTCCGTTGAggttacaaaataaataaataaaaaaaaaaaatcaggaattaCTCCAGTATCATGTACACTGAGATGTTGTAAAGCTTCTCAGGAACAAAAGTTGATGGGAGAGTGGGTTAGAGCACGGAGGAAGGGCTCACATAATTTAGAGAAATCCACACTGGAATATCCTGAAGCAGACAATCTCCAGAAGCTCTGTGAGCCCTCCAAAGATGGAAGAGCCAGCGCTCAGGTATCCCACTAGCAGATGCAACAGTGACACCTACCAACCCCTCTCCTGTACCTCTGACCCACAGAAAGGGGTGTTCCAAACAGCATTTTCACTTGGACAAGTGAAAAAAGTAGAGTAACAGATTGCAGGTACAGTTAAAGCATTTGAATGAAGCCAGGATGGAGTCAAACCAGCCGAGGAGGATAGAAGGACCTCCAAAGGAACCATCTTATATAAAATGGGGTTGAAGCAAAGATCAGACCATTGATATCTGCACAACTCTTCACCTAAGCTGTACATTCCTTCACCACATGCATGCAGGACACACAAAGCACATACATAACCTGAAATCACACAAGTACAGATCTGTAAATACAATCAGGCCTTCAACCATTTCTAACTGAAATTTGCCAGTTTGCCTTTTGTCTTTATCCTAGAGTTCCTTCACTTTATAGAGTCAGCCTCTCCACAAACTTACAGATGCAGCCtctgtggaaagaaagggaatAGGAAGCATTCAAAGCACTCGGAAACCTCCTGACACATACCAAAGGCAAGGCCTAGAATCACCACACTCAGTTCAATCGCCAGAAGGAAGAACCTTGTGATCTCCCACAGGATCTGAGGGATAACAGAAATCAGACAAACATGATTAGATGGAGCCAGGAACCATTCAGAAGTTAACACATCAAAACTCCACT
This genomic window contains:
- the TPRA1 gene encoding transmembrane protein adipocyte-associated 1 isoform X2 encodes the protein MMSVMRFSMSDNITHSTALVTALDNVTTLTPTTTRAINDTNITVPHKCLLLLYEDIGKSRVRYWDLLLLVPNVLFFMFLLWKLPSARAKIRVTSSPIFTTFYILVFVVALVGIARAVVSMTVSASDAATVADKILWEITRFFLLAIELSVVILGLAFGHLESKSSVKRVLAITTVLSLAYSVTQGTLEILYPDAHLSAEDFNIYGHGGRHFWLASSCFFFLVYSLVVILPKTPLKDRISLPSRKSFYVYAGILALLNLVQGLGSALLCVDIIEGLCCVDATTFLYFSFFAPLIYVAFLKGFFGSEPKILFSYKCQVDEPEDVDVHLPHPYAVAKKEGMDSGFYSSTQIDTTAYLDDVASMPYHVGSINSIDSDRWKAINA
- the TPRA1 gene encoding transmembrane protein adipocyte-associated 1 isoform X1, which gives rise to MFSHLPLLQLKSSLAWPGLPLPCGTPLETPLFWFAVNLQEKEGRIFQSMMSVMRFSMSDNITHSTALVTALDNVTTLTPTTTRAINDTNITVPHKCLLLLYEDIGKSRVRYWDLLLLVPNVLFFMFLLWKLPSARAKIRVTSSPIFTTFYILVFVVALVGIARAVVSMTVSASDAATVADKILWEITRFFLLAIELSVVILGLAFGHLESKSSVKRVLAITTVLSLAYSVTQGTLEILYPDAHLSAEDFNIYGHGGRHFWLASSCFFFLVYSLVVILPKTPLKDRISLPSRKSFYVYAGILALLNLVQGLGSALLCVDIIEGLCCVDATTFLYFSFFAPLIYVAFLKGFFGSEPKILFSYKCQVDEPEDVDVHLPHPYAVAKKEGMDSGFYSSTQIDTTAYLDDVASMPYHVGSINSIDSDRWKAINA